Proteins from a genomic interval of Gossypium hirsutum isolate 1008001.06 chromosome A09, Gossypium_hirsutum_v2.1, whole genome shotgun sequence:
- the LOC107934033 gene encoding uncharacterized protein, with the protein MTDLTMMFARLSLFYDGSLLAELQVKAEHQLPSGLLQPIKIPLWKWEHVTLDFVWVIVDQLTKSTHFIPILKRVGPIAYLLVLPPKLDRNHDVFHISMLRHYLSDPSHIVSVEEIDARPNLTFEEEPVQILDRDVKVLRKKSIPLVKVLWRNHSTEEAMWEPKNSMHQQYKNLMRQ; encoded by the exons ATGACCGATCTGACAATGATGTTTGCTCGGCTTAGCCTATTCTACGATGGGAGTCTGTTAGCTGAACTTCAG gttaaggctgagcaccaactACCTTCAGGGTTGCTGCAGCCAATTAAGATTCCCCTTTGGAAGTGGGAGCATGTAACGCTTGATTtcgtttgggtcatcgtggatcaattgaccaagtctACTCACTTCATCCCG ATTCTGAAACGAGTGGGACCTATCGCCTATCTGTTAGTGTTACCTCCAAAGCTAGACCGCAATCATGATGTGTTTCATATCTCGATGTTGAGGCACTACCTCTCTGATCCCTCGCATATTGTCTCTGTTGAGGAAATTGATGCTAGGCCAAACTtgactttcgaggaagagccAGTTCAGATTCTAGATCGTGATGTAAAGGTTCTGCGAAAGAAATCCATTCCTCTGGTAAAGGTTCTGTGGCGAAATCATAGCACGGAAGAGGCCATGTGGGAACCTAAGAATTCAATGCATCAGCAGTATAAGAATTTGATGCGTCAGTAG